Proteins from one Halovivax limisalsi genomic window:
- the cca gene encoding CCA tRNA nucleotidyltransferase — protein sequence MNRDRDDALADVLERIHDRVAPDADERAAFRDVSGRLLTRAEAAAKDRHPEADVVLVGSTARDTWVSGDRDVDVFVRFPPEVDRETLERDGLAVGHETLPDGHEEYAEHPYVTGTVEGFDVDVVPCYRLERATDIRSAVDRTPFHDDYLQERLDADLAADVRLAKAFTKAIGVYGSDLKTRGFSGYLTELLVVEYGSFRTLCEAAADWSPPVHLDPEDHTAGRETASPSRDPAVDDVDLPFDDPLVVIDPTDPERNVAAVCSAENVARFQHFARDLLADPRLDLFEAEEPEAIDPTAVQSHLDRRGTTPFAVRFDAPDLVDDQLYPQLERSRSGLVDALNRRGFDVCRSAAWADETAVLLVECAVAERPDIERHEGPPVSVREHAEGFYDAYADNPSVYGPFVDGDRYVVEREREYATARDFLASDLLSVRLGAHVESALEDGYEVLVGDDITALCEEFGVELAAYFDPRP from the coding sequence ATGAATCGCGACCGGGACGACGCGCTGGCCGACGTGCTCGAACGGATTCACGATCGCGTCGCCCCCGACGCGGACGAGCGAGCGGCTTTCCGCGATGTCTCCGGCCGGTTGCTCACCCGGGCCGAGGCCGCCGCGAAAGACCGCCATCCCGAGGCCGACGTCGTCCTGGTCGGCTCGACCGCGCGGGACACCTGGGTCAGCGGGGATCGCGACGTCGACGTCTTCGTCCGCTTCCCGCCGGAGGTGGACCGCGAAACGCTCGAACGAGACGGGCTGGCGGTCGGACACGAGACCCTTCCCGACGGCCACGAGGAGTACGCCGAACACCCCTACGTCACCGGCACCGTCGAGGGGTTCGACGTCGACGTCGTCCCCTGCTATCGCCTCGAGCGCGCGACCGACATCCGATCGGCGGTCGATCGCACCCCGTTTCACGACGACTACTTACAGGAGCGCCTCGACGCCGACCTGGCCGCCGACGTTCGTCTCGCGAAGGCGTTCACGAAGGCGATCGGCGTCTACGGCAGCGATCTCAAGACGCGGGGCTTCAGCGGCTACCTCACCGAACTCCTGGTCGTCGAGTACGGCAGTTTTCGCACCCTCTGCGAGGCGGCCGCGGACTGGTCGCCGCCGGTCCACCTCGATCCCGAGGACCACACCGCGGGGCGCGAGACGGCGTCGCCGTCTCGAGATCCGGCGGTCGACGACGTCGACCTCCCCTTCGACGATCCGCTGGTCGTCATCGACCCGACCGATCCGGAGCGCAACGTCGCCGCCGTCTGCTCGGCCGAGAACGTCGCCCGGTTCCAGCACTTCGCGCGCGACCTGCTGGCCGACCCCAGGCTCGACCTCTTCGAGGCCGAGGAACCCGAGGCGATCGACCCCACCGCCGTCCAGTCCCACCTCGATCGGCGCGGAACGACGCCGTTCGCCGTTCGCTTCGACGCACCCGACCTCGTCGACGACCAGCTCTACCCCCAGCTCGAACGCTCCCGATCCGGCCTCGTCGACGCGCTGAACCGACGCGGCTTCGACGTCTGCCGGAGCGCCGCGTGGGCGGACGAGACGGCCGTCCTCCTGGTCGAATGCGCCGTCGCCGAGCGGCCCGACATCGAGCGCCACGAGGGACCGCCCGTCTCGGTCCGCGAGCACGCCGAGGGGTTCTACGACGCCTACGCCGACAATCCGTCCGTCTACGGTCCGTTCGTCGACGGCGATCGCTACGTCGTCGAGCGCGAACGGGAGTACGCTACCGCCCGCGACTTCCTCGCGTCCGATCTGCTGTCGGTCAGACTCGGCGCGCACGTCGAGTCCGCGCTCGAGGACGGATACGAGGTCCTCGTCGGGGACGATATCACGGCCCTCTGCGAGGAGTTCGGCGTCGAACTGGCGGCCTACTTCGATCCGAGACCCTGA
- a CDS encoding bacterio-opsin activator domain-containing protein, whose translation MDLASELARHTLDHLSLNVALLSADGTIRASNESWRRFGRANDIQTAPDTVGENYLEVTTRGDDPYAQAAAEGIASLLDGERETFSLEYPCHSPEAERWFLLSASRFAYDGSRYVVVAHQNITERVAAEQAVDRERARLSHLLDRLSGLLQDASADLVGAADRAAVETTLCERLAADDAYLGVWVGRTSLARDRATVSARAAAPDADAAAILPAIDDEISLAGSDAEAHPLARSIDARTPVVLTAADSVGSDGGSRTAAPTEPTDATVTESATAPGSITSPGPSTPPSEIETDPSRRTAGWATVTDRLCRPDATADAVVESIPRTDDGAGGVVTVPLASGEGVYGVLACYAHRGGDLTDSELAILEALGRIAGAAIDALESRRRLVVDAATELTYAIRDPSFPLLSLARALESDVEYGGSVHRSGDRYVRFLTAAVDEATMRAAAAELDGVVDAERIAAVEPPLFELRRAGPGLVESLADRGASVRSMSATPEEARLTVDVAANQKPRAIDDLLSGLYEAVDLRGYHERDRSPATAETFRDRVVGQLTDRQRDVLQRAYLAGFYADSRSATGADLAESMGITRATFHEHRRAAERTVLAALFDPEPYQ comes from the coding sequence ATGGACCTGGCGTCGGAGCTCGCGCGTCACACCCTCGACCACCTGTCGCTCAACGTGGCGCTGCTCTCCGCCGACGGAACGATCCGCGCCTCGAACGAATCCTGGCGGCGATTCGGCCGGGCGAACGACATCCAGACGGCCCCCGATACGGTCGGCGAGAACTACCTCGAGGTGACCACGCGCGGTGACGACCCCTACGCCCAGGCCGCGGCGGAGGGCATCGCATCGCTGCTCGACGGCGAGCGCGAGACGTTCTCGCTCGAGTATCCGTGCCACTCCCCCGAAGCGGAGCGCTGGTTCCTGCTCTCGGCGAGTCGGTTCGCGTACGACGGGAGCCGGTACGTGGTCGTCGCCCACCAGAACATCACCGAGCGCGTCGCCGCGGAGCAGGCGGTCGATCGGGAACGGGCCCGGCTCTCGCACCTGCTCGATCGCCTCTCCGGCCTGCTGCAGGACGCGTCGGCCGACCTCGTCGGCGCCGCGGATCGGGCCGCGGTCGAGACGACGCTCTGCGAGCGGCTGGCCGCCGACGACGCCTATCTGGGCGTCTGGGTCGGCCGAACGTCGTTGGCGCGCGATCGCGCGACCGTCAGCGCGAGGGCCGCCGCACCCGACGCGGACGCTGCGGCGATCCTTCCCGCGATCGACGACGAGATCAGCCTCGCCGGGTCGGACGCCGAGGCGCACCCGCTCGCCCGATCGATCGACGCTCGGACGCCGGTGGTTCTCACCGCCGCGGACTCGGTCGGTTCGGACGGTGGCTCACGGACCGCGGCGCCGACGGAGCCGACGGATGCGACGGTGACGGAATCGGCGACGGCGCCCGGCTCAATCACGTCACCCGGCCCGTCGACGCCACCGTCCGAGATCGAGACCGACCCGTCCCGACGGACGGCCGGGTGGGCGACGGTGACCGATCGATTGTGCCGGCCCGACGCGACGGCGGACGCCGTCGTCGAGTCGATCCCCCGGACCGACGACGGCGCGGGCGGCGTGGTGACGGTGCCCCTCGCATCCGGCGAGGGAGTCTACGGCGTGCTCGCGTGCTACGCCCATCGCGGCGGCGACCTGACCGATTCGGAGCTGGCCATCCTCGAAGCTCTCGGGCGAATCGCGGGGGCCGCGATCGACGCGCTGGAGAGTCGACGCCGACTCGTCGTCGACGCCGCCACGGAGCTGACGTACGCGATTCGGGACCCGTCGTTCCCGCTGCTATCGCTCGCGAGGGCGCTCGAGAGCGACGTCGAATACGGCGGATCGGTACACCGATCGGGCGACCGGTACGTGCGATTTCTGACGGCGGCCGTGGACGAAGCGACGATGCGCGCCGCGGCGGCGGAGCTCGACGGGGTCGTCGACGCCGAGCGCATCGCGGCGGTCGAACCGCCGCTGTTCGAGCTCCGGCGAGCGGGGCCCGGTCTCGTCGAATCCCTCGCCGACCGCGGGGCGTCCGTTCGGTCGATGTCGGCGACGCCCGAGGAGGCTCGCCTGACCGTCGACGTCGCGGCGAATCAGAAGCCGCGCGCGATCGACGACCTGCTCTCCGGACTGTACGAGGCGGTCGACCTCCGCGGGTATCACGAACGCGACCGGTCGCCGGCGACGGCCGAGACATTTCGCGACCGGGTCGTCGGTCAGTTGACGGACCGCCAGCGTGACGTGCTCCAGCGTGCCTACCTCGCCGGCTTCTACGCGGATTCGCGGTCGGCGACCGGCGCGGATCTGGCGGAGTCGATGGGGATCACGCGCGCAACCTTTCACGAACACCGGCGGGCCGCCGAACGCACGGTGCTCGCCGCGCTGTTCGATCCGGAGCCTTACCAGTAA
- a CDS encoding phytoene/squalene synthase family protein: MDSQSGGPSTEQLSTSEAVHRRTGRTFYLATRLFPRRIREATHVCYAFFRLADEVVDDPDDAQCAGQYRELARIEAAALGRRSTDDPVLDAFAALRERYDVPAHEVRTFIDAMRMDLELDRYESHDELSRYLRGSSVAVGNIMLSVMAPHDPGTARPHAAALAEAFQLTNFLRDVREDVLQHDRVYLPQETLDRFGVTDEQVRSLTYSDAFADAIRSELRRTEALYRRGVEGIGYLPADCQFPVLLAAVLYAEHHRLIRARECDVLSARPTLSWPRRLAVLARTWWHWRRSGDPVSTFEAASAVPSPSDDDRHRVAHRSRSLVRRLFRA, from the coding sequence GTGGACTCACAGTCAGGCGGCCCCTCGACCGAGCAACTCTCGACGAGCGAAGCCGTCCATCGTCGGACCGGACGGACGTTCTATCTCGCGACGCGGCTGTTTCCCCGGCGCATCCGCGAGGCGACGCACGTCTGTTACGCGTTCTTTCGCCTCGCCGACGAGGTCGTCGACGATCCGGACGACGCCCAGTGCGCAGGACAGTATCGCGAACTCGCGCGCATCGAAGCGGCCGCGCTGGGTCGCCGGTCCACGGACGATCCCGTCCTCGACGCCTTCGCCGCGCTCCGCGAGCGCTACGACGTTCCGGCACACGAGGTTCGGACCTTCATCGACGCGATGCGGATGGATCTCGAGCTGGACCGCTACGAGAGCCACGACGAACTGTCGCGATACCTCCGCGGCTCGTCCGTCGCGGTCGGCAACATCATGCTCTCGGTGATGGCACCCCACGACCCCGGGACGGCGCGCCCGCACGCGGCGGCGCTCGCGGAGGCCTTCCAGTTGACCAACTTCCTGCGGGACGTCCGCGAGGACGTCTTGCAACACGACCGGGTCTACCTGCCACAGGAGACGCTCGATCGGTTCGGCGTGACCGACGAGCAGGTTCGCTCGCTCACCTACTCCGACGCGTTCGCCGACGCCATCCGGTCGGAGTTGCGGCGAACGGAAGCGCTGTATCGCCGGGGCGTCGAGGGGATCGGGTACCTGCCCGCCGACTGCCAGTTCCCGGTGCTCCTCGCCGCCGTCCTCTACGCCGAACACCACCGGTTGATCCGCGCGCGAGAGTGCGACGTGCTCTCCGCGCGGCCGACGCTCTCCTGGCCCCGGCGCCTGGCCGTCCTCGCGCGAACCTGGTGGCACTGGCGCCGAAGCGGCGACCCCGTGTCGACGTTCGAAGCGGCGTCCGCGGTCCCGTCCCCGTCGGACGACGACCGCCACCGCGTCGCCCACCGGTCGCGCTCTCTCGTTCGGCGACTGTTTCGCGCGTGA
- a CDS encoding AbrB/MazE/SpoVT family DNA-binding domain-containing protein codes for MPRVTTKGQVTIPKEIRDELGIEPGDEIGFEAIESGYRIEKKEPTTEAGDDPFETYRGSADSDETMTDRMRRLRGEYPRDVDEDDESEGAT; via the coding sequence ATGCCCCGCGTGACGACCAAGGGTCAGGTAACGATTCCGAAGGAGATTAGAGACGAGCTCGGGATCGAACCAGGCGACGAGATCGGATTCGAAGCGATCGAGTCCGGATACCGAATCGAGAAGAAGGAACCGACGACCGAAGCGGGCGACGATCCCTTCGAGACGTACCGCGGGAGCGCCGACAGCGACGAGACGATGACGGATCGAATGCGCAGGCTCCGCGGCGAATACCCCCGTGACGTCGACGAAGACGACGAGTCGGAGGGAGCGACGTGA